AGGCGTAGAGCGTGAGCGCGAGCCCGACCAGGCCTGCGACGCTCCCGGCCACGCTCGCCCACGGATCGGCGGCCTCGACGTCGAGCACCGCACCCACCACCAACCCCACGGCTCCCGCCACGCACAGCCCGATTCCCGTCCACATCAACGCCTTTGAGCGCACTGTCATGGGGGTCATCATCCCGCCCGGAGAAGTCGCCGCGCAGCGAATCAGGCCGGTCGCATCGCGGCCCGCAGCTCCTCGGAGAGGAACGCGGTCCAGGCGGGGGCGGTGATGTGGAGTTCGGGGCCGACGGGGTTCTTGGAGT
Above is a genomic segment from Streptomyces sp. R21 containing:
- a CDS encoding DUF397 domain-containing protein, translating into MSEQLKWFKSSYSDDEGADCVEVAFATAIHVRDSKNPVGPELHITAPAWTAFLSEELRAAMRPA